TTTTGCCCTCGTTTCCTACCCCAGAAGGAGATAAAGGCAACTCACCCTTTCCTCACAGCTTGATTTAAACACCTGGAACTAAACTCCTTCTGCTGTATGAAAGAAGCTGGAGATTCCCATGGATCGTGGCCCACTGGGCATCCCTCAATTCTTCCccatcaaagaaaaaaaacagaggacaGAGATCACACTTGTGGTATTTTATTGACACCAGTGTAATTTTGAATCTCTCTTCCTGCAGATCGGTGGAAAATCAACTTTTgcactgaagcagcagctgtcaTGGCCATAATCTCTTGCAACTCCAATTGCAAACAGATTGTCACTGAGAGCACCACTATTTGCCTGGATGCTTCCCAGGACAAACAGGCCCATGCTCAATGTCCTCAGGTGCTACCACTATTTCCAGATGTTGCTTTTTCCCAATCAACAGGAGATGTGCTGATTTTCAGCTTTGGTACCAAACAGCTTCTAAGAGCTGGAGTGCgcaaaatgcttctgaaagtGCGGAAGGCTGGTGTGGTGTGGAAGTAACAGAGCTCAGGGAACCCTCATGGAAGATCACATTTGAGGTAGAATTGTTAAGGTCAATCTGACTTCAAAACCATCATGTCCTAGAATGGTTCTGCAAGATCTAGAAAGGTCTTACtgtgtggtttatttttggttttaaaaatatgcctGCACtatccacagagctgctttacAGGTGTGtatcacagaggaaaaaataacttgTAAAGACAAGAGGAAGTGTGGAGattatttaatgaaaagtaGGTGAAGTTTACAAGCACAAGGCCAACAGAGAGAAGAACACAGCAGGAAGCTGCCAAGGTACAGTAAGAGTTCTGAAATGCATTGCTATGTACAAGTAggcaacagaaggaaaaacatgttCCACATAGGCCACTTGAGGTGAACTGGGGCTTGCTGGGCTATATCTTCTCAAAAGGCAGAGCCTGGACCTCCCTTGTTAACTCTTCTTCCAAGGCTTTCTACCGGGAGAGAAAACCAAGAGGAATCAGGGACCACGAGACAGTTTCTAGACAGTGCTGGTAAACAAACACATCTGCAGTGACCAAACCCTGGGAGGCTGTCAGCAGTGATGGGTTAacccctgtgctgagctggacGGATCTGTCACTGCAAAGGGCAGACAGCCACAGGGAGACCTCCAAATGAAGGGCTGGGCAAGCTCAGCTGCCTCTACTCTGTGCCCCAATGTGATTTTGGACACCTCCCAGCTCACAGGTCCTCCCCAAAGGTGAGTGTTCTGATCTCagaacagcctcaggctgggaaggggagcTTATACTCCTGAATCAAAAATAAGTGGCGTACCAACTCTGGCAGTCTCACCTGGAAATGTGCAAAATACTCTCACCTCCCTGTGATTTTTGATCACAGGTTTAAAGCTTACCACCTGTGCTTTATGAGCAAGCAGGCAGTAGCccaaaggaatgaaaacatGTATTCCCAAAGTATTCCCAAAGGAATGTTTTATGGGGCTCAAATATGGCCCAGCTCACACAGGAAAGCTATGTATGAACTTCCCAAACAGCTTTATGGTGTTTGGCTCAACAGCTACATGGCAGATTACACAAGCATGGAGGAAATGGGCACTTTGTTTTACAGGGGAAGGTCCCCATCGCAGTCTACAAGGCAGCTAAAATTGGCTGTTGACTAAAATATGGCCCCTGGAACCCTCGCAGAGCTCAGGAAGAGCAAGGGAGCTTCTGACACCTACACTGAGCGAATAAACATTCCAATGGGCAAAATTCATGGTGATATAGCTACCTAATCCACACTGTGCCCTACTGCCTTTGCAGCTCAGACATCACTCCACCAGTCCCCCTGATCAGTACCTACAACTTCTGCCTCACCAAATTTCCCTATGAGAACATTAAGACTACAGTCTAAGGTGGGTAAATCTGTAATCAATAAATACATGTAGCTcctgaaaagataaaaaaactcTTACAAGTTCTTTTCTCGCTTCTTCAACCTTCACTCGTGCCAGGGGAATGCTCTAATGAGAGAAAACGGCATAAAAATCAGTTCTTCACCAGGAAACAAGAGTCCCTGAACCTTTATAAATAGAGTCTAATGATGAGCCTCAGGTGAATTAATGGACGATTAATGAAGTTTTATCTACACACTTCACATGCAGAAGGTTGCAGAAGTTTTAACTGCCATTAAAAGCCTAgtattggtttggtttgggcaatcatgcatttttcaaaatgctgcaggagggaaCCGGAGAACCTACTCGCATTTGAACTTCCTGTTCCACttgagggaaggaagaagctgCCTCTTGGAGGAAGATGGATTAAACAGAGCAGCAGTCCCACTTTTCTACCcacagcctctttttttttttttctaggaacaAGACATCGGTGTTTGTATGAAACTTGCATTTTCATAGAGCTGAATACCCAGCACCCTCAagagaaaccaaagaaaatgaTGGAACAGCCAGTTCAGGGGACAAAACCTACATTTGGCTATTTCTTCAGGATCCTTAAAATCCTGTTCAGAGCTCCAAACTCTGCACCACGTGCTGTGTCCACCATACCGACAGCCCAATGACAGTTACAGCTAAAGTACTGGTAAACCTCAAAAAGTTGGTTAGACTAGGGGATGCCTTTTCGTCCATATTTCTTTCTCCAATTTCTAGATAATTCACCTGAATACTAATTTACCCAGCAAATCTGTCTACTTTGTTAGAAAAAAAGTTTGCCTGACACAGAAACTTAATTTCTTGGCTTTGATTAATAAATAGAGATTAAGTCTTTGGTTTGCATCATTAACAGACCTGTAGGACATCTATCTGTTCACCAAAACCATCACAACTATATCCTTTACATTCTGAAGTCCACTAAAATTAACCTGATGGCAAATACAATGTAACAGTGGAATAAATAGTTACAAGAGGTAAATCATGGTAGGATGCCACTTCATTCTTCAATGGCTCAATTTCTTTCTCCAGTGCAGCCAGTTCCTGCAGAGAGAGCAAAGCAGACCATATTATAGCGAATTACTTGTAGAACTGATGGAAATGAATGAGATAGATCCACAGTTATCTACAGCATTTCAGAATTTGAGAGCTTTCATCCCATCCATGTATAAAACACATGGAAGACTGAAGTTTTGCACATACAGCAGCAAAAAGACTCTCCCTTATGCTTATCAAGGCGAAGCAATTTCTCTCTGGGGCTGCAAATTGAGTACCTTCCACAGTTCTGAACTCTTTTCAAATAATGcaagttaaataaaaaagattaagtCATTTGTGCTGTCCATTTCACTGATGTCTTGGCAAAGCAGTTCTATGAATGTCAGAGTCAAACCTTACCTTATGCTTGGGCTCTAGAAGATGACAAGCTTAAAAAATTTGCCTGTGGCTTTTTGGATGCAAAATTCCAACAAGAATTAGTTCTGGTCAGTACCTCCTGTAACACTGGGCAATGTGAGCACTGCCACCCAGTGCTGATTGGTGAGAACCACAACacagaaatcaggaaaactATTTTCACTGCTCCACTTGGAAACATAGAGAAAAAGATAGCTAAAGTAATGAGGAGAAGACTGAATTCCCACTACATTAATAGCAAAAATGAAGATGTGTTGAATGCATAGCACAAAGCTGTAAAATCTGTAGTTTCTAACTcaagaaatgtgctttttctttagCATGTGTTCCACTAGGCCTACCATACTAttgaaaaatgttacatttaaagacacaacaaaaaaattagcaCTCAGTGGTTCAGAATTTGGGTTTCACTTGTCCTTATCCCCTTGAAGTGTTTTGAAGAGATTTatttcacacaaaataaaaagactcACATGTGTCATTCTATCAAGAAACTGCAATACACAAGTAGCCATTGAATGGGATATAGTCCACAGAATATCCACTGTGTTTATAACAGACCAGAAATAAAGGATGCAGATCTGTTTTCAGTGGCAGGGAGTTTATTCTGTGGAAATTCTCCAGTAGAATGTCTACTCTCTAGGAGAATGTACACTCTCTAGGAGACACAAACCCACCCAAAAGAGCCCAGTTTGTCTACAGGTTCAATCCATCCACAGGATTTGTATTTGTGCTTCCTTTGGCCATTAAGATTTGTTCAAGCAACCAAAAAGCAAGCTACAACTCCTGAAAGCACCCCACAAGCAAGCCTGGCCTGTCCCACTGTAAAAACATCCCTCTTGTACCCAAAAACCTACCTCAGACGATTTCATGAGTGCCTCATGTGTCAGGGATTGGTCCATCCCCATGGCAACAAGCTTTTCCTGCAAAGAGGAAAGGTCACAAAGTGcaacaagaagaagaaagatttcaccatttccttctgtttttatCTAAACAAGCAGAGAAGAACGCAGGTAGTTCACAGCAGAAATGTGTGGCAATTTGAGCCACAACTATAGCTGGTGTATAAAATGAGGTGCTGCTAAAATTTGTATTAAGAATAACAAGTCTTTCCTAAAGAGTAGTGGGAGAAGGGCACATGGCAAAGCTGAAGAAAGGCTTCTCAGGAAAATGTCAACTCTAATACAACACTTTTCATTTCGTATTTGTCAAGGTATCAGACAGCATCCAAGCATTAAATGAGGCATTCACACGTCCTTCATCATTTAGTGAAGGTGAAGGAGCTGGCAGTAcaacttctgctttctgcatttggtcatcctttcttttcaaaaaatgGGTCATATTCATTATTTTGAGACACAATTTACCACAGTGAatcagctgctctctgtgttcTCTTGTAGGACAGTAGCTCACAAGCACCACCAGGTAATCCCAGCTAACAGAGTTTCCCAGGGAATGAGGAGAGAGCACTGTACTGATCACAGGATATGCTGAGAAGAGATCAGCAGGGACAACTGAACACTGGACTATATTTACACATGTTGTCCTGTTAGTCCAAGAGTCCCCAGTCCTGGAGTTTAGGAAGCTTATGGAATGTCTCTGTAACTACAAATATGGGCTCAACAAACCACACCTGTATCATCTCATTGCAGTGTCTTGTAGGAATTTCTTCCACCTACCTCAGCATCATTGATCCTTATTTTTAGAtccacagatttattttccaggaaCTTCAAGTCCTTTAATTGAATCTCAGCttcagccttttctgcttcctgagattcctttaatttttcaatatcccttaaaaaaatacagaaagaaaaaactgttaCATTCAAAGATATATCAGTATACAAATACTGTTACTTACCTACGCTAAAGCTAAACCCTGAAATACAAccaacacaagaaagaaaaaaatggagaaaaccTCGTATTTCCCTGTGAGATTTTCCAGTAGAATCATACACAGCTGTTACTTTCAGAACCCCACAGACCAGGGAAAAgagtgggaaaagggaaagccATTAAGCCTAAAAGCAAAGGGTAAAAGTATTGTGCATAATTCTCTGACTCACTTAGAGACCTGTTACATGTGCTAAACCTCAGATCAAGGGGAGGCAAATCTGCACAAAGCATATGGGAATCTCTTCTACACGCCAAACTACCactttaaaagaacaaaaaaacacctcacAAATAATTAGACTGGAAGGGAGATGTGGACAGCATCTGGGCCAACCTCTGCTCAAAGCTGCGGTTGATCTTGCTGGCAAAGCACTTCAGACTATAGCCTTCAGGGAATGGACttgacactgattttttttttagagttattgctattattactattatctTCTACACAGTGGTTAAGGGAACTTCTTAACTGGgaatggtttttgttttgcctcCCTCAGTCTGACTACAGAGCCCATGATAAATGTGCTGAGCAAATCAGATTTGTCTTCAACCTCAGACAAAAGCAACTGGTGGAAGCTGCAAACTCGTATCTGAAAACTGCTTGTAGAtcacttttgctttaaaataatggGGTTTGGTGCTTTCCCAGATCTCTTTTGATTACTGAAAGTATCCATAACACATGGGTTTTGATAGATACTTCCAAATACTTTGAACTGGAGATGTGTCAAACCCCCAAAAATTCAGTTACCCTTGCTAGTTATCACAACCGATGTTGCCCAAGACAGAGATCACTGGTATTACTTTAatctttccctcttcctcatCTGTTACTCACTCCTCTAACTTCTTTTCCATCATCAGTGCTGAAGTTAGCTTTTTTGTGAGGGTGTTCAATTCCAGTTCCAGTTCTTcgttttctgattttgtttcatACAATTCCGAGGTCATCTTATTGATGGCACTGTAGAAGCTGGTGAGGAGAGAATCAATGTGAATGCTTAGGAGGAGGCTTTTCTGAAAGTCACAGTTAATGTTATTCTTCTCTGCACACTTTACATGAATGACTTAATTTCCTCCTGATGTTATGGAAGGAGTAAATTACAGTAAGACATTAATGGAATTTGATTTCTGTAACTAACACAGATTTCCACATGGAAGGGAAAACAGCCCAGCAACCTGAGTAAGTGAACAACAACTGGCACTGTGATGAATAAAACCATTGGGTTTGAAACCACCATGTGCTCCACTCCCAGCTTGCTCCACTGCCCGTGAGAGAAACTGTATTCAGTCCCTGAAGATACATGGTCACAAGATGTGCCCAGCAGCATCTGAgtcccttcctcttcccaagTGTCCCAAAGTTCTTACCCCTCCAGCTCAGGAAGAGAGCTGTAAGAATCAAGACCCTAAATATCACATAAAAATTGGATTCCAAGGCAGATTTTTGCCTCTTCTTTGCTGCAAGTGCTGCAGTGTCATGGGCCAAAGCCATGATAGGGAGAGAGGTCCAAGGAGACCAGACTAACAGATGCCATTTCTCCATGGCAGAGGGAATCTCCTCACATGAACTGAGGCCACATGAGACAGACAAGCATGACGAGCTGAGACTAGAAGACAAGTCACAGTTCCTCAGTCTCCGCTTAAGCAGTATGAACACTGCTTGGGGGACCTGGCACAGCAGTCCAAATGGTAGCAGCCTGCAGCCACTGACcacaaaagcatgaaaaatagaGGAGAGATTTAACTCCATCCCAGTCCTTCTCAGGCTTCAGACTATTCCTGTGCTGGGATAACCTAGAGCTAGCATGTGGGAATACAGCTAGAAAACAGGACTCAAAGTACTACTGAACTCATTACAGAAGTGGATGTGCTAGCTTCAATGGACCACAAGCCCTGGCAAGCTAAGGCAGAACCCTGAATGAGGAGGAGATAACGGTGTGCTTGGTATGCTTTGTTTGAGACAAATCATGCAGGACTGTTCATGTCTGTGCAGGGCTATGATTTAGCAATGCTACTAAGAAACATAATTGTTTCTAATTTTAGCTATAGCGGAAATGGCTTCACTGATGCAAATCATGGAGACTCTGTCTCATCAATCGCCCGACACCAGCACATTGTGTTCAGTTTCCATGCACCCCAAAGCTGCCCAAGGGGTGAAAAATAAGCCTGACAAGTAAGATTCCTAGTGTCAAGTTTGAAGCTGCTGatgtgaaaaaacaaaggaaaacagcacagacCATTACCATGAATGCAGAGTGTGAAGCCCTACCTGGTAAGAGACGTGTCCTCCACTTTGAGTTCCATTGCACTTTCTACCAGATCAGTGAGGTCTGTGATGGCTTCTAGGGACAGACTGCCTTCAGAGAGACCCAAGCCTTCTCCAAGAATATCCTGCCAGTACTTAGCTGGAAAATATACACAACCCAaagtactgatttttttaaatattgcttttcttttatggAACTTTCCAAAGCTAGAACCCAATCCCACACCAGGAACTTGGCTACCTACCTGTTGTTGAGGGAAaaagacactttaaaaaaaggcttaaaTATGCCCAACTATTGCCACATATCCATTTATCAAACAAATTCAGTGTATAATGGGAGAAAGCACTACTCCACTCCCTCCCTGACCAGCCTGTCTGACATCAGACAAACAAGAGCTCACCACTGTGCTACAGCAATGAGCACATGCTGGTCATCTCTCCACAAAGCTCAGCCTGAGCCTTGTTCATGGCAGACTGTCCTGGGGTGgctttatgatactggtatccccaatcgtctggtttatgttatatattaagttctgcacctttaagactggttctgagagtgaagtgggggaagaagaagggcATGATTTGTGttgaggaaaaacatcactcccccgcatcctgctcctggactgcAGTGTCCGCAGCATAaacagacagcgggacagagcttctcttttattgctagttagtttttagctaggttaggcagaggagttccctgatttttccacttctctccaatgaaatctctttttcctgaaccagttggcagaggggctgtttgaattttgcttttctgggggaaccccatttggaggttctctcctaaatttgccctaaaccaagACACAGACCCAGGAAGTCTGtctccatcttttttttgtttggtggcAAGGCACTTGAaggaacaaaaaaccaaacaagttttcttacaaaaaaCACCTTCATGTGTACTATGCCAGCCTTTacaaagaaaaggcttttcctgAGAAAAGCCTGGGAAGGGACAGTCCTTTATTATGTAGGCTAAAAACATACTATGGTCCTCTGAATCACTCACTTGCTcaagaaaaatccaaacaaaacataaaatagtCACTCTAGGCAGCTTCAGCACAACTTAATCACCTTGATGTTGTTTCAGGTTCCTCCAGGGAGCCTCCTCTTTAACAGTGGCTTAACACCAGTTCAGATTCTTGAATGAGCTGCAGAGACAATTCCCTCTCTATCCAGGCAATATTTCCATCCTGTGCTATCCAGTCCAGCTGACTATGAGGTTTTAGCAATTAACCTGTTTGTCCACATTTACAAGATGGTTTAAAAAATTGTCCTTGACCTATCTCATGACACAGTAAATTTAGCTGAAAGGAAGTGTGTGATGCATTATAGTAAAAAgtgcatcagaaaaaaaagctgagtcTGTTTCAAttacatattattttatatatatctaaGTTTTTAACAAATACAATCTTCAGGATCAGTCAGAAAAGCCTAGCTTTGATGGAACTGAGAGATGAAGCTTCAAACTCACCTTCTTCTTCGTATTTGGCTGTCCGGTCCTTCATGTCCTCTATCAGCAATGTAACGTCGTTGTCTCTCTCTTCATTGCACTCCATAACTTCATGCAAAATATCCACCGTCCTTTCATTCACCTCATACTCTGGAATAGGCATATCCCCATATATTTTCTTTAGCCATAAGGTAACCTGCCAGAGAAGGTAGACAAAAGACAATCAtgtgaaatgacagaaaatagcTGATAGATGCAAAAAACGTAAACAAATGCAAACTCTGCATTCTTGAAGGGTACCTCCTACATCAGTCCAGGAGTACtgggtgggaaaagggaagaaaaattcctttccctcttctttaAACATATTCTGTGGTCCAGAAGACTACATTGTATCTCTTTTAGTCTCCAGCATTTCTTTGTGCACCTGCTTATCAAAATGTGATAAAACTGTTTATTCACATAACCTGTTGTCTACAGACACAGCAATAACCCAAGAGATGTTGAATGGGTGTTTGGAAAACTGGTGAACACTGTGTTAAAGCGTGTGAGATAAAAGTGTCCAAGCCATCACTGGGAACACTCTCTGCAGGAGAGTGGGAGAGAGTCACCACAATGTGCAGGCACAAACCTTGCAAAGCAGTTTCATCGAAAACAAGGTCAGAAATAAGAGATCAACACAGTGCTCTCACGTAGGGCTGTGATTCTGGAATGATAGAAttgtttgggctggaaaagccctccaggatcatcaagtccgaccattcccccagcactgcccaggccaccactgacccatgCCCTCAGGTGCCACACTcatacagcttttaaatccctccagggatggggactgcaccactgccctgggcagctgtgccagggctgggcagccctCTGAGCGAAGAAATTTTCCCCTAATATCCAACCAAATTAGAATAGAAAGGTTAGATTGCGACCAATAATAAATGAAGAACATGGAAGCGTTAAGACCATAAACTCTTACATAAACCTGCCTAATAAACCTGACAGAGAATGGAAGCAGCcgtataattttaaaagtttgtggggtttttttccctagcatCTCTTTCCTCATCCCGCTGCCGTGCCCGCTCCTCAGCGACCTACACAAGCAGCAACGGAGAAAACCACCGCACGCTTCGGCGCAAACAGCACGAAcgatatgtgtgtgtgtgtgtgcgtaGGGAAACTGTGATGAGAGAAAGCGAGCCCCCCCCGGCCCCCGTTACCCGTATGAGCTTCTCCTCAAAGGGATCGCGGGCTTCCTCCggcgccgccgctgccgccaTGCCGCCCGGAGCCTGACGGGAGCGGGCGCCTGAGGGGCGGGCCGGCGGGAGTGGGGTACAACGGAGGTGGGAAAAGTAGTCCTGAGAAAGCGTTAAAGGGTGAATCGGGATGCTAAACAGTCTGAATCGAGTCGTCTCTTAGTTAAGGGAATATGTTAAGAAACGCCAAGCGAACCCAAACAACCGCAAAAAGAAACATAAGAGATGCAAGAGGAAGACAGCGATAAGTACGGCAGAAAGTCGTCTGGTGGTGCTGGTGCCAGCGGCTGGACAGGagcccaggggtgcccaggtgggcaagaggccagtggcccctgggctgtgccagccaggtgtgacacagccccagggcagggcccGTCCCCTGTGCCGGCGCTGCTGaggcacctccagtgctgggacagctctgggcccctcagcacaggagagacaccgaggggctggagcgtgtccagggcagggaacggagctggggaaggggctggagccccaggagcggctgagggagctgggaaaggggctcagactggagaaaaggaggctcagggggcccttgtggctctgcacaactccctgccaggaggggacagccgggggggtcgggctgtgctgccagggaacagggacaggaggagagggaacggcctcaggctgggccagagCACGTTTAGATCGGGTattcagaaaattgttttcacGAAAAAGGGTGTCAAGCCCGGGGGAGtgatggtttggggttttttttcaggcactTTTGATTTCCGAAATAATCAGCATGGGAAGAACTGCTGAAGAATCACATTTGGTACAACACATGCCAAAATAGCTGAGGATTTTTCAATTAACCTTTTAAATTCCCAGAAGGGGAATCCACTGGAATCTGTGGCTTTACTGACCTCTCTGGATTACCAGAGGGACCGACCACGCTGTGCCTGAGTTTCAGCACTTTCTCACTGCCTGACCAAGTCCTGTCTCACATATGGGACATAAAATCACCCCCAGCTTCAAACTGAGGGGGATTGtgcccctgtgcccctgtgctgaggtgagaccccacctgcagagctgccccagccctgggcaacaccagcacaaggacgtggagctgctggagccagcccagaggaggccacgcagctgctgccagggctggagcccctctgctctggagccaggctgggagagctggggctgctcccctgcacaagagaaggctccagggagagctgagagcccctggcagggcctaaaggggctccaggagagctgcccagggactggggacaaggcctgcagggacagcacccaggcaatggcttcccagtgccagagggcaggcccagctgggatattgggaaggaattcctggctgctctggccCAGGTTGGACATAGCTTGGTGTGGTGTCCAACCCTTTAGGGGAATGGAGCATCCAAGATTTATTGTGGTCAAAAGGAGCAACCAAAGTCAGAGAGCTCCCAAAAGTTTCACAAGTTAAAATACACACTTGATATGGAAATTAATGTTAATCTCTGACCTCCTCATATATGCTCATGGCAGTGGGTTTTGAATAAAGGGCTAGGATGACAGGGAAGGAAGCAGGATTaaagaggggagagaggaagaaagtgaTCATCAGGCTTGGCTCAAGTATTGATCCAGCTGGGTAAGTGTCGAGGGTCCTGGGGTACCTGTACATATGGTCTTGGTGGGGGAACCTTTTATAGATGAGTTTCCTTGCCCTGGAGGTAACTTTCTCACATTCTATGCAAATTTATCATCAGCAGTTCATTCTTCAAGACCCTTCTGGAAATGGGTTGGAGGGCTTCAGGGGTGTCTGGTAGTCTTGATTTCCTGTACAGTCCTAGACTGCTTCTCGGCTTTattcctgtgctgtgtttgagCCCAGGAACTAGAATGTTTGTTCCAGAAAAATGCTGCCCTGTCTCTGAACGGTGCCTTCTCCAATCACATTTTGTTCCTATTCACAGCTATGTTTTTACCAACAAACCTTGATGGTTACCAACAATCCTTGGTTGGCTCCAGTTATCCAGCTATTGGAGTCTGAGGCACACAACAACCTCTTCTTTTATATTTGGGGCAACCAGATTTAATCCATTAAACAGATAGCAGCTAACAAGCAAGCTCTGAGTGATGTCCATGTgttaagagaaaacaaactgctGGTGGAATTGCCTTGTCAAGGTTTAGGGCTTGATATGCTTCAATGATCTCAGACCTTGGGGGAGGTTAACAAAGCCTGGGAAGGAAGGATGTACCACTGATAGTGGGCACAGAGAATGCAGAGTTTACAGGCCACAGGGACATCTGCTTGAACTTCgaagatgaggaagaaactAAAAAAGTGAACACAGCATCCATGCTGAAATCAGCTCTAACTGTAAACAGTAATTCTGGCAGGGGGAATCTGCAACAACTgatccaaaaaaacccctaacccaagagaagagaaagactgAGAAACAACAGAATCATTAACCAATAGAATACTAATAAATAAGAGAACTATGTAACACCTAGCCAGTGATTGCTAGTTCCTGTGTAtgctaaaatatataaatggTGAAGTGTTTTGATAGTTCTGGAATAACACTGAGCACCCAGGCTTGCAAAACCCTGCAATAAATAATCAATGT
This sequence is a window from Parus major isolate Abel chromosome Z, Parus_major1.1, whole genome shotgun sequence. Protein-coding genes within it:
- the HAUS1 gene encoding HAUS augmin-like complex subunit 1 isoform X3 produces the protein MPIPEYEVNERTVDILHEVMECNEERDNDVTLLIEDMKDRTAKYEEEAKYWQDILGEGLGLSEGSLSLEAITDLTDLVESAMELKVEDTSLTSFYSAINKMTSELYETKSENEELELELNTLTKKLTSALMMEKKLEEDIEKLKESQEAEKAEAEIQLKDLKFLENKSVDLKIRINDAEEKLVAMGMDQSLTHEALMKSSEELAALEKEIEPLKNEVASYHDLPLSIPLARVKVEEARKELKALEEELTREVQALPFEKI
- the HAUS1 gene encoding HAUS augmin-like complex subunit 1 isoform X2, which produces MAAAAAPEEARDPFEEKLIRVTLWLKKIYGDMPIPEYEVNERTVDILHEVMECNEERDNDVTLLIEDMKDRTAKYEEEAKYWQDILGEGLGLSEGSLSLEAITDLTDLVESAMELKVEDTSLTSFYSAINKMTSELYETKSENEELELELNTLTKKLTSALMMEKKLEEDIEKLKESQEAEKAEAEIQLKDLKFLENKSVDLKIRINDAEEKLVAMGMDQSLTHEALMKSSEELAALEKEIEPLKNEVASYHDLPLSIPLARVKVEEARKELKALEEELTREVQALPFEKI
- the HAUS1 gene encoding HAUS augmin-like complex subunit 1 isoform X1, whose translation is MALSGRKGRGVREDRRRDTGRNIRTGTEAGTGTRAGVRKGTGTSTRARRGTGTWVGTTAGARERTGTKVTLWLKKIYGDMPIPEYEVNERTVDILHEVMECNEERDNDVTLLIEDMKDRTAKYEEEAKYWQDILGEGLGLSEGSLSLEAITDLTDLVESAMELKVEDTSLTSFYSAINKMTSELYETKSENEELELELNTLTKKLTSALMMEKKLEEDIEKLKESQEAEKAEAEIQLKDLKFLENKSVDLKIRINDAEEKLVAMGMDQSLTHEALMKSSEELAALEKEIEPLKNEVASYHDLPLSIPLARVKVEEARKELKALEEELTREVQALPFEKI